One window from the genome of Streptomyces cadmiisoli encodes:
- a CDS encoding TrmB family transcriptional regulator, producing the protein MLSMLGLDEDTEALYRTMLMYPDLGVSALSEHLGRPQEAIRRGLDQLSELALVRPSFEEPGRLRAVTPEVGLELLLKRQQADLAAQQQRVEASRAAAAQLIADFADVRSTTTQAGVEHLVGIDDVRDRLATLACGVENEVMTLVKGQQSVQALEAAKRLDEHLADRGVSCRTVYLHSARNCPRTTEYLTWLVEQGGQVRTVATLPTRMVMFDRTRAVIPLKSDDTTAGGVVLSGEGTLAMLDALFETIWDSARPWGDESRPDAHGLTDSESTVLKLLAAGYTDEAIAKRLGVSHRTARRKATCLMERLGARSRFEAGVQAAKRGWL; encoded by the coding sequence TGTCGATGCTCGGATTGGACGAGGACACCGAAGCTCTCTACCGGACCATGCTGATGTATCCCGATTTGGGCGTTTCCGCTCTGAGTGAACACCTCGGGAGGCCGCAGGAGGCGATCCGCCGGGGACTCGACCAGCTGAGTGAGCTGGCCCTGGTGAGGCCCTCGTTCGAGGAGCCCGGACGGCTCAGAGCGGTCACACCCGAAGTCGGGCTGGAACTGTTGCTCAAGCGTCAGCAGGCGGACCTGGCCGCTCAGCAGCAGCGCGTCGAGGCTTCCCGGGCAGCCGCGGCGCAGCTCATCGCCGACTTCGCGGATGTGCGCTCCACGACCACACAGGCGGGTGTCGAGCACCTGGTGGGGATCGACGACGTCCGTGACCGGCTCGCCACGCTCGCGTGCGGCGTGGAGAACGAGGTCATGACCCTGGTGAAGGGCCAGCAGTCGGTCCAGGCGCTCGAGGCGGCGAAGCGGCTCGACGAACACCTCGCCGACCGGGGTGTCTCCTGCCGCACGGTCTACCTTCACAGCGCCCGCAACTGTCCGCGCACGACGGAGTACCTGACCTGGCTGGTCGAGCAGGGGGGCCAGGTGCGTACGGTGGCGACCCTGCCGACCCGCATGGTCATGTTCGACCGCACGCGGGCGGTCATCCCGCTGAAGAGCGATGACACCACGGCCGGCGGAGTGGTCCTGTCCGGGGAGGGGACCCTGGCCATGCTGGACGCCCTCTTCGAGACCATCTGGGACAGCGCCCGGCCGTGGGGCGACGAGTCGCGGCCCGACGCCCACGGCCTGACCGACAGCGAGTCCACCGTTCTGAAGCTCCTCGCGGCGGGCTACACCGACGAGGCGATCGCGAAACGGCTCGGGGTCTCCCATCGCACCGCCCGCCGCAAGGCCACGTGCCTCATGGAGCGCCTGGGGGCCCGGAGCCGTTTCGAGGCCGGAGTGCAGGCGGCCAAGCGCGGCTGGTTGTGA